The Marinifilum sp. JC120 genome window below encodes:
- a CDS encoding electron transport complex subunit E — protein MSRLWKEFSKGLWKDLPPFKVVLGLCPVLAVTKTADNGLGMGLAVIFVLTMSNVLVSIFRKIIPPKVRIACFIVIAASLVVSVELLMQAFAYPLYQQLGIFVPLIVVNCIILGRAEAFASKNPVLLAAADGLGMGIGFTISLTLLGGLRELFGYGTLFGSQIMPASYKPFSFMVEAPGAFVCLGLLLSAMNIFTSWQARRKGQAVLDNPSHECRSCGICSR, from the coding sequence ATGAGCAGATTATGGAAAGAATTTTCAAAAGGACTCTGGAAAGACCTGCCGCCGTTCAAAGTCGTACTCGGTCTCTGCCCAGTATTGGCAGTGACCAAGACAGCGGATAACGGCCTCGGCATGGGCTTGGCGGTTATCTTTGTGCTGACCATGTCCAACGTACTTGTATCCATTTTCCGTAAAATAATCCCGCCCAAAGTGCGTATTGCCTGCTTTATTGTTATCGCGGCCTCACTGGTTGTCTCAGTAGAACTGCTCATGCAGGCCTTTGCTTACCCGCTATACCAGCAGCTGGGCATCTTCGTTCCACTCATTGTGGTTAACTGCATCATCCTCGGACGGGCTGAAGCATTTGCCTCCAAAAATCCAGTTCTGCTTGCGGCTGCGGACGGACTGGGCATGGGCATCGGTTTTACAATCTCCCTGACCCTGCTCGGCGGACTGCGCGAACTGTTCGGTTACGGAACACTGTTCGGCAGCCAGATTATGCCCGCAAGCTACAAGCCTTTCAGCTTCATGGTCGAGGCTCCCGGCGCATTTGTCTGCCTCGGATTGCTGCTCTCAGCCATGAACATCTTCACCAGTTGGCAAGCCAGACGTAAAGGACAGGCTGTTCTTGATAACCCCAGCCACGAATGCAGGTCCTGCGGCATTTGCAGCCGTTAA
- a CDS encoding RnfABCDGE type electron transport complex subunit A, whose translation MKEYFLLFISAIFVNNIVLAQYLGNCPFIGTSKKISVAIGMGSAVVFVATMAASITWAVQEYLLDPLGLQYLQTLTFILVIASLVQFVEMFLKKAVPPLYKSLGIFLPLITTNCAVMGIAIICQREEFTFIKTVAFSFASGMGFMLALIVLSAIRERIEVSRTPKSMKGTPIALVMAGLMSLAFFAFKGMI comes from the coding sequence ATGAAAGAATATTTCCTGCTCTTCATCTCAGCCATATTCGTCAACAATATTGTGCTGGCCCAATATCTGGGCAACTGCCCGTTCATCGGCACTTCCAAGAAAATTTCAGTGGCTATAGGCATGGGCAGCGCAGTGGTATTTGTAGCCACCATGGCTGCATCAATTACATGGGCGGTACAGGAATACCTGCTCGATCCTTTGGGATTACAATATCTCCAGACCCTGACTTTTATCCTTGTCATTGCCTCGCTGGTCCAGTTTGTGGAGATGTTCCTGAAGAAGGCCGTGCCTCCGCTTTACAAATCGCTAGGTATATTCCTGCCGCTGATCACCACCAACTGCGCGGTGATGGGTATAGCTATCATCTGCCAGCGGGAAGAATTTACTTTCATCAAGACCGTAGCCTTCTCCTTTGCTTCCGGCATGGGCTTCATGCTGGCACTTATAGTGCTCTCGGCAATACGTGAAAGGATTGAAGTTTCAAGGACACCCAAATCCATGAAAGGCACGCCCATTGCGCTGGTCATGGCCGGGCTTATGTCACTGGCATTTTTCGCATTTAAAGGGATGATTTAA